The Elaeis guineensis isolate ETL-2024a chromosome 14, EG11, whole genome shotgun sequence genome has a segment encoding these proteins:
- the LOC105057188 gene encoding adenine/guanine permease AZG1: MDPTPAASLSANSRLGRLNSAVAKSWFGKRLKLAERGSTFTTELRAGTATFLTMAYILAVNASILADSGATCSISDCDNPTPTCKFPPVDPGYAACLERVRRDLIVATAASSIIGSVIMGAFANLPLALAPGMGANAYFAYTVVGFHGSGNLSYGNALAAVFLEGLLFLLISALGFRSKLAKLVPHPVRISSSAGIGLFLAFIGLQNDQGVGLVGYSSSTLVTLAACPRDARASLAPVRSFSNGTVELIPGGTVSGDILCLHGRMESPTFWLAVVGFLIIAFCLIKRIKGAMIYGIVFVTAVSWFRGTAVTAFPDTPSGNDSYNYFKKVVDIHPIRSTAGALSFSGIGGGHFWEALVTFLYVDILDTTGTLYSMARFAGFVDENGDFEGQYFAFMSDATAIVAGSLLGTSPVTAFIESSTGIREGGRTGLTALTVAGYFMLSFFFTPLLASIPAWAVGPPLVLVGVLMMKSVAEIDWDDMKEAIPAFMTLILMPLTYSIAYGLIGGIGTYIVLHSFDWAWAAWDHLRLGPTDHTTTMAVTNGKGAEV, from the coding sequence ATGGATCCAACGCCGGCTGCCTCGCTGTCGGCCAACTCCCGACTCGGCCGGCTTAACTCGGCCGTGGCCAAGTCTTGGTTTGGGAAGCGGCTTAAACTCGCCGAGCGGGGCTCCACCTTCACGACGGAGCTCCGCGCCGGCACTGCCACCTTCCTGACCATGGCGTATATTCTCGCCGTCAACGCCTCCATCCTCGCCGACTCCGGCGCCACCTGCTCCATCTCCGACTGCGACAACCCCACGCCGACGTGCAAGTTCCCGCCGGTCGACCCCGGCTACGCCGCCTGCCTCGAACGCGTCCGGCGCGACCTCATCGTCGCCACGGCCGCCTCCTCCATCATCGGCTCCGTCATCATGGGCGCGTTCGCCAACCTCCCCCTCGCCCTCGCCCCCGGCATGGGCGCCAACGCGTACTTCGCCTACACCGTCGTCGGCTTCCACGGCTCCGGCAACCTCTCCTACGGCAACGCCCTCGCCGCCGTCTTCCTCGAGGGGCTTCTCTTCCTTCTCATATCTGCACTCGGCTTCCGCTCCAAGCTTGCCAAGCTCGTCCCCCACCCGGTCCGCATCTCTTCCTCCGCCGGCATCGGACTCTTCTTGGCCTTCATCGGCCTCCAGAACGACCAGGGCGTCGGCCTCGTCGGCTACTCTTCGTCGACGCTCGTCACCCTCGCCGCCTGCCCTCGCGACGCACGCGCCTCCCTTGCACCCGTGCGCTCCTTCTCCAATGGCACCGTCGAGCTCATCCCCGGCGGCACCGTCTCCGGCGACATCCTCTGCCTCCACGGCCGCATGGAGAGCCCCACCTTCTGGCTCGCCGTCGTTGGCTTCCTCATCATCGCCTTCTGCCTCATCAAACGCATCAAGGGCGCCATGATCTACGGCATCGTCTTCGTCACCGCCGTCTCCTGGTTCCGCGGCACTGCCGTCACCGCCTTCCCCGACACCCCCTCCGGCAACGACTCGTACAACTACTTCAAGAAGGTCGTCGACATCCACCCCATCCGCTCGACCGCCGGCGCCctcagcttctccggcatcggcggAGGCCACTTCTGGGAGGCCTTGGTCACCTTCCTCTACGTCGACATCCTCGACACGACCGGGACCCTCTATTCCATGGCCCGCTTCGCCGGCTTCGTCGACGAGAACGGCGACTTCGAGGGCCAGTACTTCGCCTTCATGTCGGACGCCACCGCCATCGTCGCCGGCTCGCTCCTCGGCACCTCGCCGGTGACGGCGTTCATCGAGTCGTCCACGGGGATAAGAGAAGGCGGGAGAACCGGGCTGACGGCGTTGACGGTGGCGGGGTATTTTATGCTGTCATTCTTCTTCACGCCGCTGCTGGCGTCGATACCGGCGTGGGCGGTGGGCCCACCGCTGGTGTTGGTCGGGGTGCTGATGATGAAATCGGTGGCCGAGATCGATTGGGACGACATGAAGGAGGCGATCCCGGCGTTCATGACGCTAATCTTGATGCCATTGACGTACTCCATCGCCTACGGCCTCATCGGCGGGATCGGTACCTACATCGTTCTCCACTCCTTCGactgggcctgggccgcgtgGGACCACCTCCGCCTTGGTCCCACCGATCACACCACCACCATGGCGGTTACTAACGGAAAAGGGGCCGAGGTCTGA